A DNA window from Mytilus edulis chromosome 14, xbMytEdul2.2, whole genome shotgun sequence contains the following coding sequences:
- the LOC139504433 gene encoding germ cell nuclear acidic protein-like, producing MTNSILRPIMVTAYDSFKSSTNKSDIHTFSTTCGSFHSSSYNCVIRDKLTTDNDTFNSSRYNCVIRDKLTTDDDTFHSSRYNCVIPDKLTTDDDTFNSSRYNCVIPDKLTTDDDTFHSSRYNCVIPDKLTTDDDTFNSSRYNCVIPDKLTTEDDTFSSSRYDCVIPDKLTTDDDTFNSSRYNCVIPDKLTTDDDTFNSSRYNCVIPDKLTTDDDTFSSSRYNCVIPDKLTTDDDTFNSSRYNCVIPDKLTTDDDTFSSSRYNCVIPDNLTTDDDTFSSSRYNCVIPDKLTTNDDTFNSSRYNCVIPDNLTTDDDTFNSSRHNCVIPDKLTTDDDTFSSSRYNCVIPDKLTTDDDTFSSPRHNCVIPDKLTTDDDTSSSTNNDDIPYSYSYYDATFNSSIHNGVIPKIYH from the coding sequence ATGACTAATTCAATTCTTCGACCAATTATGGTAACAGCTTATGACTCCTTCAAATCATCTACCAATAAAAGTGATATCCATACATTTTCAACGACTTGCGGCTCCTTCCATTCATCCAGTTATAATTGTGTTATCCGAGATAAGCTCACCACCGATAATGATACCTTCAATTCATCCAGATATAATTGTGTTATCCGAGATAAGCTCACCACTGATGATGATACCTTCCATTCATCCAGATATAATTGTGTTATCCCAGATAAGCTCACCACtgatgatgataccttcaattcatCCAGATATAATTGTGTTATCCCAGATAAGCTCACCACTGATGATGATACCTTCCATTCATCCAGATATAATTGTGTTATCCCAGATAAGCTCACCACtgatgatgataccttcaattcatCCAGATATAATTGTGTTATCCCAGATAAGCTCACCACTGAAGATGATACCTTCAGTTCATCCAGATATGATTGTGTTATCCCAGATAAGCTCACCACtgatgatgataccttcaattcatccagatataattgtgttatcccagataagctcaccactgatgatgataccttcaattcatCCAGATATAATTGTGTTATCCCAGATAAGCTCACCACTGATGATGATACCTTCAGTTCATCCAGATATAATTGTGTTATCCCAGATAAGCTCACCACTGATGATGATACTTTCAATTCATCCAGATATAATTGTGTTATCCCAGATAAGCTCACCACTGATGATGATACCTTCAGTTCATCCAGATATAATTGTGTTATCCCAGATAACCTCACCACTGATGATGATACCTTCAGTTCATCCAGATATAATTGTGTTATCCCAGATAAGCTCACCACTAatgatgataccttcaattcatccagatataattgtgttatcccagataacctcaccactgatgatgataccttcaattcatCCAGACATAATTGTGTTATCCCAGATAAGCTCACCACTGATGATGATACCTTCAGTTCATCCAGATATAATTGTGTTATCCCAGATAAGCTCACCACTGATGATGATACCTTCAGTTCACCCAGACATAATTGTGTTATCCCAGATAAGCTCACCACTGATGATGATACcagttcatcaaccaataatgatgaTATCCCTTATTCATATAGTTACTATGATGCCACCTTTAATTCATCCATCCATAACGGTGTTATTCCTAAAATTTACCACTGA